The proteins below come from a single Ruegeria sp. THAF33 genomic window:
- a CDS encoding tetratricopeptide repeat-containing sulfotransferase family protein, whose amino-acid sequence MALLDAGKLSQALKKAQLGIKKFPKDSDYQAIAGFVLTEMKQYRKSIPYFVEASRMKPDDPQFAENLANALMQTGQIVQALTYAEKKIERFPNNRELTRVIDEIQRQGENWRSIIQFTTHKLASDPDNAELLSKRARAYQSIGFVEESTRDIQRAYELAAKNTTIALQMAINLHQAGDRAQAIKVLQNILETDPHNPNALLQSAILTAPENVPQMILALNEAIAQTDQPLQELEFAKAHLIEKSEGLAKALPQFAKANAIQQSILPYDPEAEENKISDILDLFPEGSPRVNAEQNSMPVPIFVIGQPRSGTTLMEMMLSSAPGIAGCGELMLITDLSAKFYTSGTSLDSEAAKAIAQSYLDQMPGIPTDSIAFVDKMPHNYQNVGFILAAFPNARIINMLRDPRDVGLSKWIQRFLADGMNDTSNLEAIAHTANLYRRYMSHWDKLFGNRILTMPYEDLVADPLTHSQRVAEFCGIEWCQSMVHPEKNTRQVRTASVDQVRNKISTKSIGRWREVADQIKPMLDGFDPELWPEYDFS is encoded by the coding sequence ATGGCCCTTTTGGATGCGGGCAAGCTGTCACAGGCGCTGAAAAAGGCCCAGCTGGGTATCAAGAAATTCCCGAAGGACTCGGACTACCAAGCCATCGCCGGTTTCGTTTTGACAGAGATGAAGCAGTACAGGAAATCCATTCCGTATTTTGTTGAAGCCTCGCGGATGAAGCCCGATGATCCGCAATTTGCCGAGAATCTGGCTAACGCCTTGATGCAAACAGGGCAAATTGTGCAGGCATTGACCTACGCAGAGAAAAAGATTGAAAGATTTCCAAACAATCGGGAACTCACCAGAGTCATTGACGAAATACAGCGCCAAGGGGAAAACTGGCGATCCATCATCCAGTTCACTACACACAAACTGGCGTCAGATCCGGACAACGCGGAATTGCTTTCAAAGCGTGCCCGCGCCTACCAAAGCATCGGTTTTGTCGAGGAAAGCACGCGGGATATCCAACGCGCGTACGAGCTGGCAGCAAAGAATACAACGATTGCATTGCAAATGGCCATCAATCTGCATCAGGCCGGTGACAGAGCCCAAGCGATCAAAGTTCTGCAAAACATCCTGGAAACCGATCCCCACAACCCGAATGCCCTGTTGCAATCCGCAATATTGACCGCACCGGAAAACGTGCCGCAGATGATCCTTGCGTTGAACGAGGCCATCGCTCAGACAGATCAACCTTTGCAAGAGCTCGAGTTTGCCAAGGCACATCTGATCGAAAAAAGCGAAGGCTTGGCCAAGGCGTTGCCGCAATTTGCAAAGGCAAACGCAATCCAACAGAGCATCCTGCCCTACGACCCCGAAGCTGAAGAGAATAAAATATCCGATATTCTGGACCTGTTCCCTGAAGGATCGCCTCGGGTCAATGCAGAGCAAAACAGTATGCCGGTACCAATTTTTGTTATCGGTCAGCCGCGATCCGGAACCACTTTGATGGAGATGATGCTGAGCTCTGCGCCCGGTATCGCCGGTTGCGGTGAACTGATGCTGATAACCGACCTTTCCGCCAAGTTTTATACGTCCGGCACGTCGCTCGATTCAGAAGCCGCGAAGGCGATTGCCCAAAGCTACCTGGACCAGATGCCTGGGATTCCGACGGATTCAATCGCCTTTGTCGACAAGATGCCGCACAACTACCAAAATGTCGGCTTCATTCTTGCAGCCTTCCCGAATGCCCGGATCATCAACATGCTGCGGGATCCACGCGATGTCGGTTTGTCAAAATGGATCCAGCGGTTCCTAGCAGACGGCATGAACGACACATCCAACCTTGAAGCGATCGCGCATACCGCAAATCTGTATCGCCGTTACATGTCTCATTGGGATAAGCTGTTCGGAAACCGCATTCTGACAATGCCCTATGAAGATCTGGTAGCGGACCCCCTGACCCACAGCCAGCGCGTTGCCGAGTTTTGCGGTATTGAGTGGTGCCAATCCATGGTACACCCCGAAAAGAACACCAGACAGGTGCGTACGGCCAGCGTGGATCAGGTGCGCAACAAGATCTCGACCAAGTCAATCGGGCGCTGGCGCGAGGTCGCGGATCAGATCAAACCGATGCTGGATGGCTTTGACCCGGAACTTTGGCCGGAATACGATTTCAGTTGA
- a CDS encoding SOS response-associated peptidase — protein MCGRFAITLPNDAMAQLFSARPANALPTVPNFNVCPTNQVHVVRGGDSGRRLDALRWGFLPHWYKTETAGPLLINARAETLAEKPAFRDACRSRRCLIVATGFYEWTKTDEGTRLPWYIHRRDGAPIAFAGIWQDWGVDENRQGTCAIVTTAANENLGTIHHRMPLILEPEHWSLWLGEAGKGAARLMQPGAENVLTFHRVDPVVNSNRASGPDLITPLHE, from the coding sequence ATGTGCGGACGGTTTGCAATAACTCTTCCCAATGACGCGATGGCGCAGCTGTTCTCCGCGCGTCCGGCAAACGCGTTGCCGACAGTACCGAATTTCAATGTTTGCCCGACAAATCAGGTGCATGTGGTTCGGGGTGGTGACTCAGGTCGGCGTCTGGATGCGCTGCGCTGGGGGTTCCTGCCACATTGGTACAAGACGGAAACCGCCGGGCCTTTGCTGATCAACGCCCGCGCCGAGACTTTGGCGGAAAAGCCTGCCTTTCGCGATGCCTGCCGGTCGCGTCGCTGTCTGATTGTCGCAACGGGGTTCTACGAATGGACCAAGACGGACGAGGGAACGCGCTTGCCATGGTACATCCATCGTAGGGACGGCGCCCCCATTGCCTTTGCGGGGATCTGGCAGGATTGGGGGGTGGATGAAAACCGTCAGGGCACCTGTGCCATCGTGACGACGGCGGCCAACGAAAACCTTGGCACCATCCATCATCGGATGCCCCTGATCCTCGAACCCGAACATTGGTCCTTGTGGCTGGGAGAAGCGGGAAAAGGCGCTGCTCGTTTGATGCAGCCGGGGGCAGAGAATGTGCTGACGTTTCATCGCGTTGATCCAGTCGTGAACTCAAACCGGGCCAGCGGACCTGATCTGATCACGCCTTTGCACGAGTGA
- the mnmH gene encoding tRNA 2-selenouridine(34) synthase MnmH, which yields MALTFSDLTQLYAHGFDTVIDVRSPAEFAEDHLPGAINLPVLNNEERARVGTMYVQESPFLARKLGAALVFRNAANHIEQHLSNHEGRWRPLIYCWRGGQRSGSFTWMLQQIGWRADVIEGGYRTYRRLVNAYLYDDPLPHRLVALDGYTGTAKTELLARLQSRGVQVLDLEALANHRGSLLGERPGGQPSQKAFESALAGALCAMDTARPVVIEAESSKIGSLILPPSLWNALCAAPRVNITAPLEARAAYLVQAYDDILSDSDRLRDRLSPLRFHRGHEVVDGWMQLIEAGQKQVLTQALMEQHYDPAYAKSRRSRSVKVLADIEIALLNDAGLSEAAARIETLLDQS from the coding sequence ATGGCCCTGACCTTTTCTGATCTGACACAGCTTTATGCGCATGGTTTTGACACGGTCATCGATGTGCGCAGCCCGGCAGAGTTCGCTGAAGATCATCTGCCAGGCGCGATCAACCTGCCGGTTCTGAACAACGAGGAACGCGCCCGCGTCGGAACCATGTATGTACAGGAGAGCCCGTTTCTGGCGCGTAAACTCGGGGCCGCTTTGGTGTTCCGCAATGCGGCCAACCACATCGAGCAACATCTAAGTAACCACGAAGGCAGATGGCGCCCTCTGATCTATTGCTGGCGTGGCGGACAGCGTTCCGGGTCGTTCACTTGGATGCTGCAACAAATCGGCTGGCGAGCGGATGTGATCGAGGGCGGCTATCGCACCTACCGCAGGCTGGTGAATGCGTATTTGTACGATGATCCGTTGCCGCATCGGTTGGTGGCGCTGGATGGCTATACCGGAACGGCCAAGACAGAATTGCTGGCACGTTTGCAGTCACGCGGGGTGCAGGTTCTTGACCTCGAAGCACTAGCCAATCACCGAGGGTCTCTGCTGGGGGAAAGACCGGGCGGCCAGCCCAGCCAGAAAGCTTTTGAATCGGCCCTGGCAGGGGCGCTTTGTGCGATGGATACGGCGCGCCCGGTCGTCATCGAAGCGGAATCGTCCAAGATCGGCAGCCTGATACTGCCGCCCAGCCTGTGGAACGCTTTGTGCGCAGCCCCACGGGTGAACATCACGGCTCCGCTCGAGGCGCGCGCCGCCTATCTCGTTCAGGCCTATGACGACATCCTGTCTGACAGTGACCGTTTGAGGGACCGTTTGTCGCCGCTGCGCTTTCATCGCGGGCACGAGGTCGTGGATGGTTGGATGCAGCTGATCGAAGCAGGTCAAAAACAGGTGCTGACCCAGGCCCTGATGGAGCAGCATTACGACCCGGCATACGCAAAGTCGCGGCGATCCCGTTCCGTCAAGGTTCTGGCCGATATTGAGATCGCCCTTCTGAACGATGCCGGCCTGAGCGAGGCGGCCGCCCGGATCGAAACCCTGCTGGATCAGTCCTGA
- the selD gene encoding selenide, water dikinase SelD: MHIPPLPLTRDLVLVGGGHTHALLLRKWGMDPLPGARVTVINPGPTAPYSGMLPGYVAGHYDRSELDIDLVRLARFAGARVILGAVDGIDTDRQEIHVPGRPPVGFDVASVNVGITSDMPAMPGFAEHAVPAKPLGPFAAEWAAYLAGSGPASVVVIGGGIAGVELVMAMAHALGAKGRPAQVTLIDNAIALTATKPKAAETIRRAMQDLGVEVIENAAINRIASDHVALQDGRKIPAGFVTGAAGARPYGWIEKTGLDLEDGFIRVNSYLQSSDPVVFAAGDCAHLTDNPRPKAGVYAVREAPVLFDNLRAALGAGRMRKYVPQKDYLKLISLGGKSALGERLGLSHSGAMMWKWKNHIDRTFMNKFRDLPQMKPPALPRAHAAGLVEVLGEKPMCGGCGAKVGRGALQVALKSQPDPVRPDIIPLPGDDAALLQTGGVRQVMTSDHLRAFTNDPALMARIAAVHALGDVWAMGATPQAATATIILPRMSAALQRRTMSEIMSIAGDVMRDAGADIVGGHSSMGDEMTIGFTLTGLCDADPITLAGGQPSDCLILTKPIGSGVLMAAEMAGQANGAWVAAAFRHMAQPQGKAARILAGAHAMTDVTGFGLAGHLQGICDASGCGAMMDLGAVEVMDGAQELTDRGVRSTLFADNRAIAPALPAEGKAALIFDPQTAGGLLAAVAAADADTVLNDLRNAGYPAMAIGELTDAPGLRLQD; encoded by the coding sequence ATGCATATTCCTCCGCTGCCCCTGACCCGCGATCTGGTTCTTGTTGGCGGAGGTCACACCCACGCGCTGCTGCTGCGCAAATGGGGGATGGACCCGTTGCCGGGGGCGCGTGTGACCGTGATAAACCCCGGCCCGACGGCCCCGTATTCCGGGATGCTGCCAGGCTATGTCGCCGGGCATTATGACCGGTCGGAGCTGGACATCGATCTGGTCAGACTGGCCCGCTTCGCAGGCGCGCGCGTCATTCTGGGCGCGGTCGATGGAATCGATACCGATCGTCAGGAAATCCATGTTCCCGGGCGTCCTCCGGTAGGTTTCGATGTGGCGTCGGTCAATGTTGGGATCACTTCGGACATGCCCGCAATGCCCGGCTTTGCGGAACATGCCGTACCGGCCAAACCACTGGGACCATTCGCGGCAGAATGGGCTGCTTATCTGGCGGGCAGCGGCCCTGCCTCGGTCGTCGTGATCGGCGGTGGAATCGCCGGGGTTGAACTGGTCATGGCGATGGCTCACGCGCTCGGGGCCAAGGGTCGGCCAGCGCAGGTTACGCTGATCGACAATGCCATTGCCCTGACGGCCACCAAACCCAAAGCAGCAGAGACGATCCGCCGTGCGATGCAGGATCTTGGTGTAGAGGTGATCGAAAACGCCGCGATCAACCGGATCGCTTCGGATCACGTCGCATTGCAGGACGGGCGCAAGATCCCGGCTGGTTTCGTGACAGGGGCGGCCGGAGCCCGCCCCTATGGCTGGATCGAAAAGACCGGGCTGGACCTTGAGGATGGCTTCATCCGGGTAAACAGCTACCTGCAATCCAGCGATCCCGTGGTTTTTGCCGCCGGTGATTGCGCCCATCTGACGGACAATCCCAGACCCAAAGCCGGTGTATATGCAGTGCGCGAAGCACCGGTTCTGTTCGACAATCTGCGCGCGGCGCTGGGGGCTGGACGGATGCGCAAGTACGTCCCGCAGAAAGATTACCTGAAGCTGATTTCGCTAGGCGGCAAATCAGCGCTGGGCGAGCGGTTGGGGTTGTCCCACAGCGGAGCGATGATGTGGAAATGGAAGAACCACATCGACCGGACTTTCATGAACAAGTTCCGGGACCTGCCGCAGATGAAGCCCCCCGCGCTGCCGCGTGCACATGCCGCCGGGCTTGTCGAGGTGCTGGGCGAAAAACCGATGTGTGGCGGATGCGGTGCCAAGGTCGGGCGCGGAGCATTGCAGGTGGCGCTGAAATCGCAGCCCGATCCCGTTCGCCCGGATATCATCCCCCTGCCCGGCGACGACGCGGCTCTGCTTCAGACGGGCGGGGTTCGGCAGGTCATGACATCAGATCACCTGCGGGCTTTTACCAATGATCCCGCACTTATGGCGCGCATCGCCGCTGTACATGCCCTGGGGGATGTGTGGGCCATGGGGGCCACGCCTCAGGCTGCCACGGCAACGATCATCCTTCCGCGCATGTCTGCTGCCCTGCAACGCCGTACCATGTCGGAAATCATGTCGATCGCAGGAGACGTCATGCGGGACGCCGGTGCCGATATCGTGGGCGGGCACAGTTCCATGGGTGACGAGATGACAATCGGTTTCACACTGACCGGCCTGTGCGACGCCGACCCGATTACGCTGGCCGGCGGGCAACCGAGCGACTGTCTGATCCTGACCAAACCCATAGGAAGCGGCGTTCTTATGGCGGCCGAGATGGCAGGCCAGGCCAATGGCGCCTGGGTGGCCGCAGCCTTCCGGCACATGGCGCAGCCGCAGGGCAAGGCGGCCCGCATATTGGCCGGGGCCCATGCGATGACCGACGTGACCGGGTTTGGTCTGGCCGGACATCTGCAAGGCATCTGCGACGCTTCCGGATGCGGGGCCATGATGGATCTGGGTGCCGTGGAGGTGATGGATGGCGCGCAGGAACTGACGGATCGGGGCGTTCGATCAACCCTTTTTGCAGACAACAGGGCAATAGCACCTGCCCTGCCCGCCGAGGGCAAAGCCGCCCTGATATTCGACCCGCAGACAGCAGGCGGCCTGCTGGCCGCGGTGGCGGCAGCGGACGCCGATACCGTCCTGAATGACCTCAGGAACGCTGGATATCCGGCTATGGCAATCGGCGAGCTCACCGATGCACCGGGACTGCGCCTTCAGGACTGA
- a CDS encoding Na+/H+ antiporter subunit G: MTFIVELLIAFFLIVSGIFGFVGSFGMIKLKDPMSRLHAPTKATTLGVGGVLLASIVHSVLLEGKLSLHELLITLFLFLTAPITALFIAKWHIHRHEKPEDLPDAGEDELWATHAVEQVEDVPDHSAN, encoded by the coding sequence ATGACATTCATCGTGGAACTGCTGATCGCCTTTTTCCTGATCGTCTCGGGTATCTTCGGCTTTGTCGGGTCTTTTGGCATGATCAAGCTGAAAGACCCGATGTCCCGCCTGCACGCCCCGACCAAGGCAACGACCTTGGGGGTGGGCGGCGTGCTTCTGGCTTCGATCGTGCATTCTGTTCTTCTGGAAGGAAAGCTGTCCCTGCACGAGCTGCTGATCACTCTGTTCCTGTTCCTGACCGCTCCGATCACGGCCCTGTTCATTGCAAAGTGGCACATACACCGGCATGAAAAACCCGAAGACCTGCCGGATGCCGGCGAGGATGAACTTTGGGCCACCCACGCCGTCGAGCAGGTCGAAGACGTTCCGGATCATAGCGCGAATTGA
- a CDS encoding K+/H+ antiporter subunit F, with translation MIDYAIYFAFACFGAAIMMCLWRIITADGVGTRVLALDTMVINTIALMILYGLDQGTEIFFEAAMIIAMLGFVSTVAYARFMLRGNIIE, from the coding sequence ATGATCGACTACGCGATTTATTTTGCATTTGCCTGTTTCGGTGCGGCGATCATGATGTGTCTGTGGCGTATCATAACCGCTGACGGGGTCGGCACCCGGGTTCTGGCCTTAGACACTATGGTGATCAACACCATCGCCCTGATGATCCTATATGGGCTGGATCAGGGGACCGAGATCTTTTTCGAGGCCGCCATGATCATTGCCATGCTCGGTTTTGTTTCCACCGTGGCCTATGCGCGCTTCATGTTGCGCGGCAACATTATCGAATGA